A single genomic interval of Lepisosteus oculatus isolate fLepOcu1 chromosome 12, fLepOcu1.hap2, whole genome shotgun sequence harbors:
- the gbx2 gene encoding homeobox protein GBX-2, which translates to MSAAFSPSLMMMQRPLGSTTAFSIDSLIGGPPQPSPGHFVYTGYPMFMPYRPVVLPPPPPPPPTLPQSALQPGLPPTHPHHQIPSLPSSFCSSLAQGMALTSTLMATLPGGFSSSPQHQEAARKFGSQSLQAVFDKTEDVRPDGDEGKTFLGKDNAVLPPFQASEPLQSSIARAQSKDDTKEDDSNRKDESFSMDSDLDYSSDENAASQTLCQKDDGDPTGLEESGHGSNGTNSTTSTGKNRRRRTAFTSEQLLELEKEFHCKKYLSLTERSQIAHALKLSEVQVKIWFQNRRAKWKRVKAGNVNSKTGEPSRNPKIVVPIPVHVSRFAIRSQHQQLEQARP; encoded by the exons ATGAGTGCAGCTTTCAGTCCGTCGCTGATGATGATGCAGCGCCCTTTGGGAAGCACTACAGCCTTCAGCATTGACTCCCTGATTGGAGGTCCGCCGCAGCCAAGCCCGGGACACTTTGTGTACACTGGCTACCCCATGTTTATGCCATACAGGCCGGTGGTCCTGCCGCCGCCACCTCCTCCGCCTCCGACCTTGCCCCAGTCCGCGCTGCAGCCGGGTCTCCCCCCGACGCACCCTCACCACCAGATACCCAGTTTGCCCAGCAGCTTCTGTTCGAGCCTGGCTCAGGGCATGGCTCTCACCTCCACGCTCATGGCCACCCTGCCTGGCGGCTTCTCCTCCTCCCCGCAACATCAGGAGGCGGCGAGGAAGTTTGGCTCCCAGTCCCTGCAGGCAGTCTTTGACAAGACGGAGGACGTTCGGCCGGATGGGGACGAAGGCAAGACGTTTCTGGGCAAAGATAACGCGGTGCTGCCGCCGTTCCAAGCCTCCGAACCTCTGCAGTCATCCATAG CCAGAGCACAGAGCAAAGACGATACGAAAGAAGACGATTCCAACCGAAAGGACGAGAGTTTTTCAATGGACAGTGACTTAGACTACAGCTCGGACGAGAATGCCGCCAGTCAGACTCTGTGCCAAAAGGACGACGGAGATCCTACTGGACTGGAGGAGAGCGGTCACGGGTCAAACGGCACCAACAGCACCACATCCACTGGTAAAAACAGGCGGCGGCGGACAGCTTTTACCAGCGAACAGTTACTGGAACTGGAGAAAGAATTTCACTGCAAGAAATACCTGTCACTCACGGAGCGCTCACAGATCGCCCATGCCCTCAAACTGAGCGAGGTCCAGGTCAAGATCTGGTTCCAGAACAGGAGGGCCAAGTGGAAGCGCGTTAAGGCCGGTAACGTCAACTCCAAGACTGGCGAACCTTCCAGGAATCCCAAAATAGTGGTCCCCATTCCTGTTCACGTCAGTCGGTTTGCAATAAGGAGTCAGCACCAACAGCTGGAGCAAGCGAGACCCTGA